The window GCAATGGCATGCCAGCCATGCTGCAGCTTGCGGAATTTCAGCCATTCCACATAGATCTTCTTGAATTTCGGGTTTTTCTCGGCTTCTTCGTCGTACAGCTTGAATGCTTCTGCCTCTGCCGCCGCGAGGATATCGGCTGGGTATTGGCGCAGCTTCACGCCATTACCAAGTAACCGCACCAGTGCAGCCGGGTTTTTGGCGTCATATTCGGAAAGCATCACCAGATTGGCTTCGGCTGCCGCCACTTCGAATGCAGCCTGGAACTCCTTGGGTAGTTTGTTCCACTGATCGAGATTGACGTAGAACGAGACTTGGGGGCCCGGCTCCCACCAGCCTGGGTAGTAGTAGTTTTTGGCCACTTTGTAGAAGCCCAGCTTTTCGTCATCATAAGGGCCGACCCATTCGGCTGCATCGATGGTGCCTTTTTCCAGCGCAGGGTAGATATCACCACCTGCAATGGTTTGCGGCACCGCACCCAGGCGTGCCATGATCTCGCCGCCGATTCCTGGTATGCGCATCTTCTTGCCCTTCAGCTCGGCCAGAGATTTGATTTCGTCGCGGAACCATCCCCCCATCTGCGTGCCAGTGTTGCCACCCGGGAACTGCATGATGTTGTATTCCTTGAACAGCTCGCGCATCAGCTGCAGTCCTCCGCCAAAATACATCCAGGCGTTTTGCTGACGAGCGGTCAGGCCAAAGGGCATGGAGGTGTCGAAGGCAAAGGCCTTGTTCTTGCCGACATAGTAATAGCTGCAGGTGTGTCCGCACTCCACAGTGCCTTGCTGAACGGCGTCCATCACCTGCAGGCCGGGAACCAGCTCGCCACCTGCATAGACGCGGATCTGGAATTTGCCTTCGGTGATCTGTGCGACACGGTTGGCCAGGGTTTCGGCTGCGCCGTAGATGGTATCCAGGCTCTTGGGGAAGCTTGAAGCGAGCTTCCATTTCACTTGCGGCTCGGCTGCCATGGCTGGTGCAGAAACGGCTGCTGCCGCCAAACCGGCAGTGCCGGCCTTTTTCAGAAATGAACGACGTTCCACGTGTGGGCTCCTATGGATTGGAAATGGATTGGGGTCGTACCGCCTGGGCATTGCTGATACGGGCCAGGAACTGCAACAGCAAAACCCAGGTTCAATCAGGGCGTGTTTTTGGCTGCTTCCTCCATCAATGCAGATGCGGCATCTGGCTGTTCAGCCTGGTCCGGTGCTGGCGTGGTGGCTGGGTCAGGGTTGAGTTGGGTTGCATGGTCAGGGGCATCGGTGCTGGTATCGGGGGCTTGTTGGAACAATAGATCAGCGTTCTCACTGCCCTTGGCCGCAGCGGGATGGTGGCCGACCAGCTCCGGAAAGCTCAACACCAACGCAACCATGATGATCTGGATGCCGACAAATGGAATGGCGCCCCAGTAGATGTCCGTGGTCTTGATGGATTTGGGTGCGACTGAGCGCAGGTAAAACAGTGCGAACCCAAATGGTGGATGCATGAATGAAGTCTGCATGTTGACACCCAGCAGCACGCCAAACCACACCAGGTCAATTCCCAGTTTTTGTGCCACGGGCGCCAGCAGCGGTACCAGGATGAAGGCGATCTCGAAGAAATCGAGGAAGAAAGCCAACACGAATACCAGCAGATTGACTACGATCAGGAAGCCCAATTGACCGCCAGGGATGGTTTCCAGCAGCCCTTCGACCCACTGATCGCCATCTACGCCCAGAAAGGCGATACGGAACACCCGTGCGCCTATCAGGATGAACACCACAAAAGTGGATAGCTTGAGGGTGGATTCCATCGCCTGACGGGTCAGGCTCAGGTTCAGACGGCCATTCATCATCGCCAGGATCAGAGCCCCCACCGCGCCCATGGCGCCGCCCTCAGTAGGGGTGGCAATGCCGAGGAAGATGGTACCCAATACCAGAAAGATCAACACCAGTGGTGGCAATAGCGAGGTGCCGACCCGTAACAACAGCTTGCTACCTTTGAGTGTGCGCGCTTCGGGCGGGAGGGCAGGGGCAAAGTCAGGCTTGACCAGGCTGACCATGAATACATACAAGGCGTACAGACCGGTCAGCACCAGACCTGGAACCAGCGCACCCTCATACATATCCCCCACCGAAGTGCCGAGCTGATCTGCCAGTACGATCAGCACCAGGCTCGGCGGGATGATCTGCGCGAGTGTGCCAGATGCCGCAATGACCCCCGTTGCCAGCCGGGCATCATAGCCATAGCGCATCATGATAGGCAGTGAAATCAAACCCATGGAAATGACCGAAGCCGCGACCACGCCTGTGGTGGCGGCCAGCAGGGCGCCAACAAAGATCACCGCATAGGCGAGGCCGCCTCTGACGCGACCAAACAGCTGTCCGATGGTGTCGAGCATGTCCTCGGCCATGCCCGAGCGCTCCAATATCAATCCCATGAAGGTAAAGAAGGGGATCGCCAACAGCGTGTCGTTCTTCATGATATCGAACACCTGCTGGGGCAGAGCCTGCAGCAGGCTGGGCTGCAGCAGCCCCATGTTGATGCCGATGATGGCGAACAGCAACCCCACTGCGGATAGCGCAAATGCGACTGGATACCCTATCAGCAGGAAGACGATCAGCGACAAAAACATGATCGGAGCCATTGATGCATGGGTCATGATGCATCCCCTTGCGGGGCGTGGCTCTTTGAGTCTGCCGGGTTGGGGATGAGATCCTGCAGGAAGGCGATGCGTTTGATGATCTCAGAGCAGGCTTGCAGGATCAGCAGGCCAAACCCGGCGGGAATCAGCACCCACACTGGCCATCTGATCAAGCCGCCCGCATCGGGGGACATTTCGTTCGAGATGATGGCGCGAGTCACGAATGGCCAGCTGTAATACACAATCAGGCATGCCATGGGCAGCAGGAAAAAGATCGCTCCCAGGATATCGACCCAGGCCTGCTGACGCGGGCTCAGCCTGCCCACGATCACATCGATGCGGATGTGCTCGTTACGCAGCAAAGTGTAGGCGGCACCCAGCAGGAAAATCGCTGAAAACAGATACCACTGGATTTCCAGAAATGCATTCGAGCTGATATCGAAAGCCTTCCGGATGATGGCGTTGCCCGCGCTGATCAATACCACCATCAGCACCAGCCACATGGCAGATTTGCCAACGAACTCGGTCACGGCATCGATCCACCGTGAGAGCTGCAGCAGGAACTTCATGAAACGACTCCTCTAGCTTGATTTGGAACAGACACGGGGTTGTTCGGTAGGCACGTTGCGTAGCGGGTGTCATAGTCCATTCGGCAGCGGGCAGGGCCGACGGGGCGTCGCCCGTCATAGCGCAAGCTTCTTCTGTCGTGGATGACCGACACATCGCAAACATTCGTGCTCTTGTGCAAAGCGTGAGTTAAGCCATGGATGTCACCCATTACCTGCAACGCCCAGGCTGTGATCTCAGGTGTGGGTACAAGAAGTCGACCAACCTGGATGATCAATCGGGCCACGGTGAGGCAGTAGGTGTCACCGAGCTGCTTTGTCATTGTTATATTTTTGTCATTGTTATATTGAGTTGGCGCCTGCATTTGCGGGGCGGGACAGGCGACAACGGCATGCGTTTTATTACCGCCATTGCAAATAATACGTGGAGAGCGGTGATCAAAGCGCAGTTGCAAATGATCATACGCAAAAAGTGTGGCTTGGCAACAGTATTTTTCTTGTGGATTTCCGAAGTCATATATTCGGAAGTTTGATTTTCAAAATAAGATTTATTGCATATTGTTAATTTAAATATTCAAATCAATTCATTAGGTTTAATGCTGCAGCTGCAGTAATTTGCTGCAGTGCAAAAATGGCCTGTGGTTTTCCGAATGCCGATTGTGTGATTGATCGTAAAAGCGTGGCTGTGTAGTTCAAATCAAAGCAGGAGTGCTTGGTCGAGGCATTTATTGCCTAGAATGGTTAAATGCAAGGGTGAATGAGGTCGCCAAGTGATGGGGGAGCATCTGAGAGGTAACGTTTTGCAGCGTTGCGGGTGGTGGCTTCTTCTTCATCTTCTGATCAACCTGCTGAGCATGGGCTATGCGCATGCTTCAACTGTGGTATTGAACGATGCAGGAAAAGTGATCTCCTTGGGGCCGTCTTTGTCGGTCTATGTTGACCCGGCCAACCAGCTGCCGTTCGAAGCGGTCCGCAGCTTGCCACCCGAGGTGTGGCAACCTGTTCAGGACAATACCCCCAACTATGGCTACAGCGCAAAGGGGTATTGGTTTCGCACCCAGCTCAGGCTGCAACCGGGCTTGCCGCGCAATTGGCTGATCGAGGTCGGCTATCCGGTGCTTGATCATGTCGAGTGCTGGCTGATCCAGCAAGGCCGCATCGTTGCCCACTGGCATACGGGTGATGATGTGCCGTTTTCGCAGCGCCCGGTTTTTCACCGCAACTTTCTTTTCCCTATCGAGCTGACGCCTGACAGCGAGTACCAGCTGTGGCTGAATGTGTCGTCCCAAGGCACGGTGCAGCTCCCCATCACTTTGCAGACGCCTGCTCAGTTCATTGAGGTCGAGCAGGCTCGCCTACTGCCGCAAGCGATCTATTTTGGCATGCTGATCGTGCTGCTGATCTACAACGCCTTCATCTGGATCAGGATTCACGAACGTATCTATTTATATTACATCACCTATGTTGCGGCGATGTTGCTGGGCCAGATGGGTATTCAGGGGCTGGGTTACCAGTACCTGTGGTCAGGCAATATCTGGTGGCAGGATAAGTCGATGGCGGTCGTCACGGCGTCGTTTGTCACATTTGTCAGCTTGTTCACCGACGAATTCCTTCGTTTGTGGCTGAGTAAACCCTGGCTATCGAGGTTTTTGCGAGGCCAGGCTGGCTTGGCTGCCTTGATCGCCCTCGGCGCATTGTGGTTACCCTATGCCGTGATGATCCGGGTGGTTGTCATGTTGGCGTTGTTGGCGACAGTCGTTTCTTTGTTCTCTGGTTTGCTGAGCTTGAAGCAAGGCAGTCTGCCGGCCCGCTATTTTGTTGCCGCCTGGAGTTTGTTTCTGGGTGGGGTCTTGCTGTACGCCCTGCAGAAATATGGCCTGTTGCCACGGAATTGGATGACTGAATACGGCGTGCAATTGGGCTCGGTCTTTGAGGTGGTGGTGGTATCGATTGCGCTGGCTGATCGGATCAATCACGAGCGACGCAAGCGCTATCTTGCCCAGAAGACAGCCTTGGAGGAGGCGCGGCACCGGGCAGTGGCGGAATCGAGGCTGTTGTATCAATCCCTGCATGACAGGTTGACTGGCAACCCCAACCGGGTGCTGTTGGAACAGGCATCTGGCGCTATTCTGGACAGGGCGACGCAGTCAGGACAGTTGGCCGCCTTTCTGCTGATCAAATTTGCGCAGTTCCACGAAATCAACAATACATTGGGCCATCAGGCGGGTGATGGCTTGCTCAAGCTGGTGGCGGATCGGCTGGATCAGGCCGTGGGCAGGCTGCCTGGCATCGAGATGCTGGAGACGGGCTCGAATGGGGCTTTAGCACATATCGAGGGAGTCAGTTTTGCGGCATTGATGGTGGCGGCCAGTGAGGCGGACATCCTGCTGAGCGCCAAAGAACTCGCCAGAGCCATGCGGGAAACCGTGCTGTATCTGGACATGGCGATTGATATTCCAGTCATGATCGGCATCAGCCTGTACCCCGCCCATGCAAAGGACTTCGACAGCTTGCTGCGCTGCGCGGAGGTTGCGGTCGAGATGGTGGTGCACAGTGAGCACGATGTGGTGATCTATTCTGACAGTGGAAATCGCTACAGTGCGCGACGGCTGTCGATGATGGGGGAGTTGCGCCAGGCGATGCAAAGTGATGGCGAGCTGACGTTGTTCTACCAGCCCAAGCTGGATCTACATACCCGGCAGGTCGTTGGTGTCGAGGCGCTGTTGCGTTGGACGCATCCTGTACATGGCAATGTGCCACCTGACCAATTTGTTGTCATGGCTGAACACACCGGCTTGATCAAGCCCTTGACCCAATGGGTCTTACAGCGAGCATTGCGGCAGTTGCAGCATTGGCAGTCCCAGGGGCTGGCCTTGGGGATGGCGGTGAATATTTCAGCGCGCAATCTACGAGAGGCACAGTTTTGCGAACAGCTCCTGGCGCAGTTGCATGCCGTGCAGATCAGCCCGGATACACTGACGCTTGAGTTGACGGAAACGGCAGTGATGTGTGACCAGGAAGTGGCGCTACGGGTGCTGCGCCATATCCGGGAGGCGGGCGTGCAGATCGCGATGGATGATTTTGGTGTCGGGCATTCGTCGCTGTCATACCTGAGTCAACTGCCCATCTGTGAGCTGAAGATCGACAAGTCCTTCATCTTTGCGTTGGATCGTCAGCCGGATGACACCGCCATCGTGCGCACAACCATCAATATGGCCCATGACCTGGGGTTGAGGGTAGTGGCGGAGGGCATCGAGTCCGAGCAGGTCTGTGAGCGATTGCAGGCCCTGGGTTGTGATCTGGGCCAAGGCTATCATATTGCCCGGCCCATGCCCGCAGAGCAGTTGGTGGCTTGGTTGCGCACCGTCCGCACCGAGTCGTAGCCTGCACCAAGAGCTGCCCATCCCGCCTTGGTCGGGATGGGCGTGGCACCTGGTTCAAGGCTGGGGGCGGGCCTCGCACAGCTGTGTGATCAAGGCAGCCAATGACATCCTGCCCAGGTCGATGCCTTCCCGTGTGCGGACGGCGACTTGCCCGGTTGCCTTTTCCTGATCACCCACGATCACCAGATAGGGCACTTTCTCCAGCGTTTTTTCACGTATCTTGAAGCCAATCTTCTCATTGCGCAGATCCAGCTCGGCCCGACATCCGGCAGCCTTGAGCATCGCCCATTGCTGCCGAGCGTAGTCCGCCTGGTGTTCGCTGATGGTCAGAACGGCGACCTGCACCGGTGCCAGCCATGCGGGCAGGGCACCGGCATGGTGTTCAAGCAGGATGCCGATGAAACGTTCCAGCGAGCCAAACAGGGCACGGTGCAGCATCACAGGGCGCTGCTTGTTGCCATCCTCGGCCACATAGTGCACATCAAAGCGCTCTGGCAGATTGAGATCCACCTGCAGCGTACCGCACTGCCACGCCCGGCCAATGGCGTCTTTCAGTATGAATTCCAGCTTGGGGCCGTAGAATGCACCCTCGCCAGGGCTCAGCGAATAAGGCAGGCTGAGCGAGCCCAATGCACTGGACAATGCAGCCTCCAGCCTGTCCCATAGCTGATCATCACCGATCCGGTTGGCCGGGCGAGTGGAAAGCCTGATGACCACATCCGCAAAGCCGAAGCCCTGGTAAATGGCCAATATCAGGCGGATCACCTGCCGGCACTCTGCCTCCATCTGTGGCAAGGTGCAAAAAATGTGTGCGTCATCCTGCGTGAAGTGGCGCACCCGCATCAGGCCATGTAGCGCTCCAGAAGGCTCGTAGCGATGCACCTTGCCGAATTCTGCCATTCGTAACGGCAGCTCGCGATAGCTGCGCAGGCCATGTGCGAACAACGAGATCGCACCGGGGCAATTCATCGGCTTGAGTGCAAACACGCGGGCGTCGTCGGTTTGTGTCGTGAACATATGGTCCCGATAGTTATGCCAGTGGCCCGAGATCTCCCACAACGAGCGATCCATGACATCGGGCGTGTTCACCTCGACATAGCCCTCGGCATCGTGCCGCTGCCGCATGTAGGCCAGCAGCTGCTGGAACACCGTCCAGCCTTTGGGGTGCCAGAACACTGCGCCTGGCGCATTGTCCTGAAAATGAAACCAATCCAGCTTGGCACCGAGTTTGCGATGATCCCGCTTGGCGGCTTCGGCCTGCTGGTGCAGGTAGGCATCCAATGCGGCCTGGCTGGGCCAGCAGGTGCCGTAGATGCGCTGCAGCATCGGATTGCGGGCATCGCCCCGCCAATAGGCACCTGCCACATGCAGCAATTTGAAGGCACCTATCCGGCCAGTCGAGGGCAGATGTGGGCCCCGGCACAGGTCTGCGAACCCGCCTTGCTGGTACAGCGTCAGCACCTCGTCAGCTGGCAGATCGGCAATGATGGCCTGTTTGTAGGGCTCCCTCTGCTCGCCAAAAAAAGCCAGAGCAGCCTCTCGTGACAATTCATGGCGGTGGATGGGCAAGTCCTCTTCAATCAGCTGCCGCATGCGGGCCTCGATCATGTCCAGATCAGCCATTGAAAACGGATGCTCACAGGCAAAATCGTAATGGAAGCCATCCTCGATGACCGGCCCAATGGCAAGTTGAGCGGCGGGGAAAAGCTGTTTGACCGCCATGGCCAACAAATGGGCGCACGAGTGGCGCATCAGCGGCAACGCCGCAGGGTGTGCTGCGGTGACGATGTCAACCGAGGCATCGTGATGGATGACCTGGCTGAGATCGACCAGCTGGCCGTCCACCAGGCCTGCCAAGGCTGCCTGCGCCAATTGCGGGGCGATGGCCTG is drawn from Chitinivorax tropicus and contains these coding sequences:
- a CDS encoding TRAP transporter large permease is translated as MTHASMAPIMFLSLIVFLLIGYPVAFALSAVGLLFAIIGINMGLLQPSLLQALPQQVFDIMKNDTLLAIPFFTFMGLILERSGMAEDMLDTIGQLFGRVRGGLAYAVIFVGALLAATTGVVAASVISMGLISLPIMMRYGYDARLATGVIAASGTLAQIIPPSLVLIVLADQLGTSVGDMYEGALVPGLVLTGLYALYVFMVSLVKPDFAPALPPEARTLKGSKLLLRVGTSLLPPLVLIFLVLGTIFLGIATPTEGGAMGAVGALILAMMNGRLNLSLTRQAMESTLKLSTFVVFILIGARVFRIAFLGVDGDQWVEGLLETIPGGQLGFLIVVNLLVFVLAFFLDFFEIAFILVPLLAPVAQKLGIDLVWFGVLLGVNMQTSFMHPPFGFALFYLRSVAPKSIKTTDIYWGAIPFVGIQIIMVALVLSFPELVGHHPAAAKGSENADLLFQQAPDTSTDAPDHATQLNPDPATTPAPDQAEQPDAASALMEEAAKNTP
- a CDS encoding EAL domain-containing protein — translated: MGYAHASTVVLNDAGKVISLGPSLSVYVDPANQLPFEAVRSLPPEVWQPVQDNTPNYGYSAKGYWFRTQLRLQPGLPRNWLIEVGYPVLDHVECWLIQQGRIVAHWHTGDDVPFSQRPVFHRNFLFPIELTPDSEYQLWLNVSSQGTVQLPITLQTPAQFIEVEQARLLPQAIYFGMLIVLLIYNAFIWIRIHERIYLYYITYVAAMLLGQMGIQGLGYQYLWSGNIWWQDKSMAVVTASFVTFVSLFTDEFLRLWLSKPWLSRFLRGQAGLAALIALGALWLPYAVMIRVVVMLALLATVVSLFSGLLSLKQGSLPARYFVAAWSLFLGGVLLYALQKYGLLPRNWMTEYGVQLGSVFEVVVVSIALADRINHERRKRYLAQKTALEEARHRAVAESRLLYQSLHDRLTGNPNRVLLEQASGAILDRATQSGQLAAFLLIKFAQFHEINNTLGHQAGDGLLKLVADRLDQAVGRLPGIEMLETGSNGALAHIEGVSFAALMVAASEADILLSAKELARAMRETVLYLDMAIDIPVMIGISLYPAHAKDFDSLLRCAEVAVEMVVHSEHDVVIYSDSGNRYSARRLSMMGELRQAMQSDGELTLFYQPKLDLHTRQVVGVEALLRWTHPVHGNVPPDQFVVMAEHTGLIKPLTQWVLQRALRQLQHWQSQGLALGMAVNISARNLREAQFCEQLLAQLHAVQISPDTLTLELTETAVMCDQEVALRVLRHIREAGVQIAMDDFGVGHSSLSYLSQLPICELKIDKSFIFALDRQPDDTAIVRTTINMAHDLGLRVVAEGIESEQVCERLQALGCDLGQGYHIARPMPAEQLVAWLRTVRTES
- the thrS gene encoding threonine--tRNA ligase — protein: MSSISLPDQSVQSFEHAPSVFEIAQAIAPQLAQAALAGLVDGQLVDLSQVIHHDASVDIVTAAHPAALPLMRHSCAHLLAMAVKQLFPAAQLAIGPVIEDGFHYDFACEHPFSMADLDMIEARMRQLIEEDLPIHRHELSREAALAFFGEQREPYKQAIIADLPADEVLTLYQQGGFADLCRGPHLPSTGRIGAFKLLHVAGAYWRGDARNPMLQRIYGTCWPSQAALDAYLHQQAEAAKRDHRKLGAKLDWFHFQDNAPGAVFWHPKGWTVFQQLLAYMRQRHDAEGYVEVNTPDVMDRSLWEISGHWHNYRDHMFTTQTDDARVFALKPMNCPGAISLFAHGLRSYRELPLRMAEFGKVHRYEPSGALHGLMRVRHFTQDDAHIFCTLPQMEAECRQVIRLILAIYQGFGFADVVIRLSTRPANRIGDDQLWDRLEAALSSALGSLSLPYSLSPGEGAFYGPKLEFILKDAIGRAWQCGTLQVDLNLPERFDVHYVAEDGNKQRPVMLHRALFGSLERFIGILLEHHAGALPAWLAPVQVAVLTISEHQADYARQQWAMLKAAGCRAELDLRNEKIGFKIREKTLEKVPYLVIVGDQEKATGQVAVRTREGIDLGRMSLAALITQLCEARPQP
- a CDS encoding TRAP transporter small permease subunit, with the protein product MKFLLQLSRWIDAVTEFVGKSAMWLVLMVVLISAGNAIIRKAFDISSNAFLEIQWYLFSAIFLLGAAYTLLRNEHIRIDVIVGRLSPRQQAWVDILGAIFFLLPMACLIVYYSWPFVTRAIISNEMSPDAGGLIRWPVWVLIPAGFGLLILQACSEIIKRIAFLQDLIPNPADSKSHAPQGDAS
- a CDS encoding twin-arginine translocation signal domain-containing protein, encoding MERRSFLKKAGTAGLAAAAVSAPAMAAEPQVKWKLASSFPKSLDTIYGAAETLANRVAQITEGKFQIRVYAGGELVPGLQVMDAVQQGTVECGHTCSYYYVGKNKAFAFDTSMPFGLTARQQNAWMYFGGGLQLMRELFKEYNIMQFPGGNTGTQMGGWFRDEIKSLAELKGKKMRIPGIGGEIMARLGAVPQTIAGGDIYPALEKGTIDAAEWVGPYDDEKLGFYKVAKNYYYPGWWEPGPQVSFYVNLDQWNKLPKEFQAAFEVAAAEANLVMLSEYDAKNPAALVRLLGNGVKLRQYPADILAAAEAEAFKLYDEEAEKNPKFKKIYVEWLKFRKLQHGWHAIADSTLERVMYTPKKAPAKK